The nucleotide sequence tatatacctgGAGGATTATACTACTGCCTGTAAAAAACAAAGTACATCTACTTTATAATGCTATTGCTGCTAAAAATCTgctcctgttttttttttttttcttcatacgTATGACGTGGTCAAGTCCTATACGGATAGTTCTTTATCATCTAACACGGGAGGAAATATGCACCACACGAATATGATCGAACTTGGCACTTGAACAGTCAAGTGTTAGGTGTCGCAAAAAGATTTGAACCTATGATCCtttgaaaggatttttttttaaatttttttatgatcatctTCCTTTGTTGTTTTAGGTCTGGTTTTCTTGCTCCTTCACAAAACATTACATTTTTTCCTGAGGatgtatattattaattaataaggcaattaaatatttatttatgcttTTGAATTTTTATCTCTCTTCTTATCCCATTTAAAGTTATGTAAATAGTGGAAAAAAAAACTAATGCATTATTTTATGTGTGATAAGATAAATCGAGATGGATTTTGATGTAGCCATTGAAAGGAATGGCGGGTGGATCATCTGAAGCCTGTCTACTGTTCGAAGAAAAGTCAACATGCCGGCGGTGTCGGTAGTGGAATGGAGGATCCCAATTGCATTATTATTCACATCACTTTCTTCTTAGTTTATCGCCTTGTCTTCCTCGTCACACCTCCGTCGCCACAATTCTTCCATTAGGATAAGACAACTGCCACAACTTAGCTGAGCCACACCTCCTCTCTATCTCTTTCTTTCTCCGCCACTATCTCTCCTGAAAAGTCCTCCCCCCACCGCTTCTTCCACACCATCATCTCGAGCCTCCGTTTCATCCCCACCAAGCGATCTCGACCGTTGGCTTGAGGAAGAACTAAGCTCCGATCTCTCTCCCTCCCATCTCTATCAtcgtcgtgtgtgtgtgtgtgagagagagagagaccgagcGGATGGGGGGTTTCCGTAGGCGAGGCGGAAACGTCGACGTCGGCCACTGGGTCACGTGTCCGGTGGTGGCGTGCTGCGCTCCACATCGCCtgtcggcggcggcggctgctGGGATCTCTCTCCATCCTTCCACGTGGCAGCATCTCCTTATCAAGCTATCGCGTCCGTGTCCCGTCTCGCTTTGCCTTGTTTGTTTCTTGCCGACTACGTGTATAATTACTTGGCCGTTGAAAGGGTTGATTTGACACAATCTACACCGCAGGATTTGTCAAACTACGTAGAATTATTAGCATCTTAGCCGTCGGTTTCCGTCGCCAAAGAGCACAGCTCTTTACATACACACTACACTCACTATTCCGTTTGGCTTTTAGTTATTGTAGTTCTCATCAGCAGCTTTAGTTAATCCCCTCAACATTTTAGTGATAACTATATATGttattttgagagagagagagagagagagagagagagagagagggtgaaggGATGGAGGGGCAGTGCTGCTCCACCTCCACCAGCGAGGAACCAAGGAAGCCACCGCCGGCAGCGTCCAGGCGTAGGGTGGTGGCGGCGGGAAGCGTTGGCGGCGGCAGGGACAGACCTTTCAGAGGAGTCAGGATGAGGAAGTGGGGCAAGTGGGTGGCGGAGATACGGGAGCCTAACAAGCGGTCGCGGATTTGGCTGGGATCCTACTCCACCGCGATAGCTGCCGCCCGGGCATACGACACCGCCGTCTTCTACCTCCGGGGTCGCTCCGCCAGGCTCAACTTCCCGGACGAGATCCTCGCTGAAGATCCAGAGGCGGAGGGCTTCGGCAGCGGCGGCGTTATGTCGGCCGACTCGATCCGGAAGAAGGCCACCGAGGTGGGCGCGCGGGTGGACGCTCTCCAGGCGACACTGGTACCACCACAGCCGCCACCATCACCGCCGCTGCCGCAGCAACACCACCTTCAGATTCAGTGGCGATCCAAGAATCCTGATTTGAATCAGCAACCGAGCCCGGAGAGTTCCGATGTCGATTGAAGTGCTACAAACGCTATCAGCACATGTTCCATAGCCGGTGAACAAGGATAGAAAAGGACTATAACTTCATTTTCTTGTGCCCTTTTTTCTTGTGTTGATGTCTTTTATCTCTCTAAGTTTGCTTCTTCTTTGAGACTTTTGGTTACGAAGTGGAGTAAGGAAGAAAGATACCGGTGGCTGGCCAAATTCCAAGTCGTAAGAAGGTGAAGACAgataagagagagaagaagaagatgacgatgatgatggaaTCCCTAAGTGGCGGGTCCCTTGTGCTGTGTCCACCATCATGCTGTAACCTCAGGAACAAGTCTCTTCTAAGCATGCATGGACTCCTTAAGAACTACTTAGATATTCGTACTAGACTGTAACGCCGTGAACATGGCTTTTTCTGTGCATGTGTGGGTGCCAAAGCTACTTTAATCTTCGTGCCGCTGTGTTCTCCGGTAACATGAGATGGACGAGTGGTTCGAAATGGACCTGACCGTTGTTTGATTCGAATTGAAATCAGATTAGAATTGTAATCGGAATTGAATTGACTTACGATTCCTTTTGTTAGTGAACAAATATGTCGTGATtgatgagtcagcatggcctggtccacgggtcaatgtcgggagtcttctgccGGCTGAGCCGGATGTCGAGGTCGATCGGGCCCTCACGACGGGGTGCTGATCAGCGTTCCTTGGTATGCTGATCTGGGCGCTATGTATACCGtgctgcatctctccttctccggggtggttggcagctcgtctttGTGAGATGACCGTGTTTTCCTGTAAAAATGGCCCTCGttgggatcacccgacgaggccccttcgatgagcaagtcagtggagtgatcaattgatttttctccccccaccccccccatCCCCTCCCCTTTTCCTGGATcaggtcgggggtatttatacctgcgtGTGGGAATTGGTCGGGCCCTGGTCCGGCATGACCATTAACTCTAGGGGCAGAACAAACTCTATGATAAGGTGGCAtctttgggaaaatctttgggggcgacatcacatgcgtagtggaagaacaagaaaacaaaatccccgattccgaaagtgttgttcgtcgtcgtgcgaagattgatgcgcaaaatctgcgaaactaaaaaaaaactgcgtatagagtagattgtgttacctagggagatcgtatatccctgtttccttgcagatccataggagagggtgaaggaggtcaagcgtcctcctctctagcggtgatccatacagcagggttgcgacgacactcctcaaaactcttggcctgctctgaggtggagaggggaaggagaataggagaggcaagcaaaggctctagcctatgaggctctgaatccctcctatttttaGGGGTCCctggtcaaaccctaatgggtccgcgCCTAGtagatattggatctgcatccaataacccaagccttttagattagtggatctctatccaataatctctcatgggctcttattggatctcgtccatgggatccaaaaattcaaggggtttattggatatccaataagacaagggccccgtcggatatctcatatccgaacctctactcatcgcaatgcctaccatatgtgtgtgaccctctaggcccaatatcgagctggccgtgagtcatacctatcagaactccttctaactcaatgaattattatctctgtaataattcacttgactcattgattacggacgtactaggccactacgccgtagtccctagacgatacaggggaatccaatccattagacctgtctgtcctcagttaccgtgtacctatagtcactcatccatctaatatcctagagaccgtatatcgagcatggtgctatcagacccatacggtttctactcgagtctcactctaatcggattctcccggagaactctttctctctcaacccgaatgaccctgaccagggatttgtttgagtaagaacacatgagatattcctctcatgatgtcgagagtggatgatcctctattgacactcaatagccctcgtaaagtcgactaccactcccaatgaccagctgtactagatctgggacagcgaaacctataagtctagtatcaaagagtggagcactcatacaggacatccttggtgtctcaagtctaaggaccagatataccactaggactacggaatcgctgtatgacaataaggcatcatcaaccatccagcatttcgtaagcggatcaattagtgaactcattctccaatgagcacctgtactgtatccctagtgtccctacacgagcagctatgagacccgctgcatccatcgtatggatgtgtatacagcacaccagtctgtccggttatcatgatgttcctctcgagtaacctatgaccgggattatttaggatatgtgtttaaaggtgaatcaatctcattttcgtgatcttatgacgatccgattcccattgcacaaatccaaggacatcaaaaaatatatatgcatatatgcaatagttataaagtgatatatgccaaaatataataagcaaaaaagattctatatcaagtcacacgtgccatcactcacgtgattagcttgctgggcaccaatgacttgcaatctcccacttgacctaaagccaatcacctatgtgtctgatccatatcagacccctatgacgctcatgctagtcataggtgcccagcaagccaatcacgtgagtgatggcacgtgtgacttgatacagaatctttttgcttattatattttggcgtatatcactttataactattacataaatacatatatatatattgtgatgtcgttgaatttgtgcaatgggaatcggatcgtgatgaaatcacgataatgagatcgattcacctttaaacacatatcctaaataatcccggtcataggttactcgagagggacatcgtgataaccggacggactgatgtgctgtatacccgtccatatgatggttacagctggtctcatagctgctcgtgtagggacactagggatacagtacaggtgctcattggagaatgagttcactgattgatccgcttatggaatgctggatggttgatgatgccttattgtcagacagcgattccgtagtcctagtggtgtatctggtccttagacttgagacaccaaggatgtcctgtatgagtgctccactctttgataccagacttataggtttggctgtcccagatctagtacaactggtcattgggagtggtagttgaccttacgagggctattgagtgtcgatagaggatcatccactctcggcgtcatgagaggaatatcccatgtgttcttgctcagacaaatccctggccagggtcattcgggttgagagagaaagagttctccgggagaatccgattagagcgagactcgagtagaaaccatatgagtctgacatcaccatgctcgatatacggtctctgggatattagagggatgagggactataggtatatgacaactgaggatagacaagtccaatggattggattcccctgtatcgtctggggactacggcgtagtggcatagtacgtccgtagtcgatgagtcaagtgaattattacaaagataataattcactgagttagaaggagttctaacaggtatgactcacggccagctcgatattgggcctagagggtcacacacatatggtaggcattgcgatgagtagaggttcggatatgagatatccgacggagcctttgtcttattggatgtagatccaatacccactagaggaggacccattagggtttgacaagggacctctataaataggagggattcagagcctcataggctagagtatttgcttgcctttcctattctcctctccttctccacctcagagcaggcctggagttttgaggagcgtcgtccaaccctgctatgtggatcaccgctagagaggaggacgcttgacctccttcaccctctcctaaggatctgcaaggaaacagggatatacgatctccctaggtaacacaatctactctatacgcagttttaagtttcgcggactttgcgcaccaatcttcgcacgaagacgaacatctttttgggaatcagggattttgttttcttgttcttccactgtgcatatgatgtcgcccgcaatatttcccaacagtggtatcagagctaggttgttcgtgcgaatgattggttttgaactgcgtgtgttgtgtttaggaagaattttgacgttaaaatcgttgacgcaaaaacaaggaagggcagcaacagttgctgccctcgatctgcgtgcgtgtagcgcagccgaaggcagacagcacaggggctgcgtctgcagcagccggtcggcggcctgcttgcagcaggcttgcgtccagcggggctggcagcccgcgggcagatcgggcgcctctgcccgcggggtgAGACGCCGCAAGGCAGCGGCACCTGCTGctgttgctcccgcgggcgaaaccacaCACCACCCCCCGCAgggggggcggtcgcccggcgggacaacaccgcctgcgggcgttgccccgccggcagaaccgcccgcggaggcggcggcgcctacGGGGGCGCGCACCtgaagcggcagcgccgccagcgggtgtgccgcctgcaggcgagggcagcgccctcgccccgctgcacaggccgccgctagcagggtggcgacggcggtaacagtaagagggaattagggttttgggcaaaagataattttacccctatgaatttgagaaattctagtttctgtcttttatccaaattacgaaaatacccttaggaattgagaaattccctacatgtccctgattttagaaaatattaattaattaaaaggtttagttgattattatttttattattatctagtagtcctacatgatgatgattatttatacatgtgatgtatgatgtgtggacggatgatcatggactgtgtgatgtgtgtacttgtgattattattcttgaggtctgcgtgcctccattatatttctcgtttattgtcgggcctgcgtgcctatgattaagttgtaatcacatgaggaggcacagcgggagcgtggatgcgatagcgggatccacgagacggacgatcgtgatgcatgaagatgcatcaagatgtcgacggaaccgacgaggacgagatggacgatcacagggcatggagatgcaccgttgtacacatagatattgatgtgagtgattaggcctactggctcgggcctaattatattaggttgtggtccatgatcatctggtgtgattgcttatacacatactagatatatatatatatatatatatttgtatgcgatttagatatatattaaatatgtatatgtgtgacatgtcatattaggagaccaaatcatagaaacatctctcgataatattaagtcggtaaacgtgaggcaattagattgacccacgtggccttccattgttataagtaggaaccgattcccggtgtaggttgagttggtcgagtccctcgagactcacctatatcgcgattcgctatcttgcttacgacatagagatgtcaccggtgacctgagggtgtgatatgcttggtcgagtccctcgagggtatatcatcaaatcagactcatcttgtaacgaaggtgttgacttaaccgagcatcatggttggtcgagtccctcgagaccatggtgattcggaggccgaacaggacgggaatcacaaggagttgtgatcagcaagagttgcctaccttttaggcttagtgtgattggtcgagtccctcgaggttacactaagacgctgattggatcctgatccccactagaagtctatcggagacttccgtttcacgtgttgagtgtgtcacgtgactcgttagtaaaatagtgggagcatattaagatagaagtccatatcttgatagtttatttcttgcaaaatctgcatgttattcatttctgctgcatctttattttcagaaaatgtcgctttcaaatcccttacgtggcatacttgatgtcaaccgtctcactggtccaaattatacggattggctccgtaacttgagaattgttctcacagtggagaaaattgtgtacgtccttgatacagtgatgcctacgcccgaagaaggagcaaatgaggatgagatcgctcgctacgtgaagtacattgatgactccactcttgctcagtgctatatgttgggctctatgactcctgagttacagagacaacatgaaaagatggatgccagatccattctcctacatgtccgtaaattgtttgaggaacagggaaggactcaacgatatgagatatccaagagacttttccgcgctaggatgactgaggggacaccggttcagaactatgtcctaaagatgattgagtggatagagaaactcacaggtctaggaatggtcatagaggataacttgtgtgtggacattgtgcttcagtccctaccagattccttgtcacagttcataatgaattttaatatgaacaagcttgaggtgactctcccagagctcctcaatatgttgagggaggcagagagtgttgaatctcggattttgatgacataatcaattggtgggttaattgatctaatccatattattgagttaagtgtgcaggattaactacgataaccagaaaacataaagcaaggataccggagtcgagctcgatggacgtttaagagaccgaagaatcatcggagatgctgccggaaccgtccgagaagaaatcgggaacgtgtcggaagttcgccgaagaaatcgtcggaggctcgcggagatcaccaagaaggctcggctactcgttaaagtcatcacaaagattgggagcttgcagggagtccgtcggaagaagttcgtcggaaagctcgccggaacaagactcgacgttcgcggttaaaaaacttgcttaggatgttttttttgtgttatgtagttcacctgtaattaggattaggattaagagataatcctatatcctggttaggggccaactgggcccaaagtcagatttggtttgggcgaaaaataagccaaaccaatgaatcggaaagccaagcggtggaaccgcctggctgggcggtgaaaccgcccagcacccgagtgctgggcggtgacacctccttggctgggcggttgcaccatccagcacccgagcgctgggcggtggcaccgcctggctgggcggtggaacctccagcaccgggaaccctaagagaattcaaattttggagcccaaaatttgaatcctcttgaggcctataaatacccctcaaatctaagctaaggttacaacttttgagaagcattttgattgagagaaaagtcttagaaagtcttagcaagtcttgttttcaatttgctagatagttctcctccttctttcttattgaaaatttgtaagaggttgagctgcttgtaaaaggttgtaagaggggtgtttacccttctatttcaagagacttgctagtggaaggtgggagcctcatcgaagaggggcctcgcaagtggagtaggtcatttgaccgaaccactctaaaaatcggcgtaatctctggtttgctttttattattgtcatttacattactgcaaatcttcttaatgctttagttccttattactcttgctgcgcaactttaagaatacgccttcaagttaaatttctcaagtttcgttcttaacgtacgaaagattttgttaaaatcaaagttttaatccgctgcactaattcacccccccctcttagtgccgctccgatcctaacaagtggtatccgagccaggttatctctcatatttggtttaatacccaagagagatggcttactccggcatgcaagagggccattctattgcacgaccacctttgtttaatgggtcggattacacatattggaagactcgcatgagaatcttcctcatttctatggactttgagctttggtcgagaatggatttcaaaaatcttctcttctgatgagcgaatgggatgaatcggagaagaaggtttttgctttaaatgcgaaggctatgaatgccttgttttgtgcactagacaaaaacaaatttaatcgtgtttcaatgtgtgattcggcttttgatatttggagaactctggaggtcactcatgaaggcactagccgagtgaaagagtccaaaatcaacatccttgtgcactcttacgaacttttccgaatgaaaccaagtgagtccatcggagacatgtacacccggtttacggatgtcatcaatggactcaaagctcttggtaaagtttttactaactttgaactagtaactaaaatcttaagatccctccctaaaagttgggatccaaaagttacggccattcaagaggccaaagaccttaaagcattccctcttgaagaactcattgggtctctaatgacctaagaaatgacatgtcaagctcatgacgagctcgagaacccccttccaaagaacaggaaggatatggcactcaaatcacaagaagaccacttgaaaggaacatcaagtgatgaggatagtgacaatgacattgcacttttgactcaaaaatttaaaaaatatttaagaaagaacagatttaaaaataatacaaaaaaatttgaacaaaagaaggaccaagtgatttgctatgaatgcaaaaaaccgggacactataagaacgattgtcctcaagccaaaaagagaacatcaaagaagaaggcattcaaggcaacgtgggatgattcaagcgcatccgaagaagaggagtctaacaccgagcaagttgctcattacgcgctaatggcattaggagaagaggtatgtgatttatttaatgaagatttatcttttgaagaactatctatcgcttttcatgaattattgatgaatgtagaactgttagcaagaagttaagtatcttaaagaaagagcatgctttgctacaagataagtttgatagtcttcaaactcctccatgctctaag is from Musa acuminata AAA Group cultivar baxijiao chromosome BXJ1-6, Cavendish_Baxijiao_AAA, whole genome shotgun sequence and encodes:
- the LOC135676650 gene encoding ethylene-responsive transcription factor RAP2-1-like, yielding MEGQCCSTSTSEEPRKPPPAASRRRVVAAGSVGGGRDRPFRGVRMRKWGKWVAEIREPNKRSRIWLGSYSTAIAAARAYDTAVFYLRGRSARLNFPDEILAEDPEAEGFGSGGVMSADSIRKKATEVGARVDALQATLVPPQPPPSPPLPQQHHLQIQWRSKNPDLNQQPSPESSDVD